TCGGCGGCTTCACCATCTCCTGGATGGAGGGCGGCATGGCGCGTGCGATCAGGATGGATGTCGCCGATTCCATCGTTCCGGTGGTTTTCGTACCGGGTAAACCAGTACTGACGAAGACCGCGCGGGGGCTCCTCCCGCGCGCCGTCCCCCATGTGGACGCCGCGGCCAACGCCGGCCGGGCGGCACTGCTCGTCGAGGCCCTGACGAACCGCCCCGACCTGCTGCTGCCGGCCACGGAGGACCGGCTCCACCAGGAGTACCGCGCTCCGGCCATGCCGGAGAGCGCCGCCCTCGTCGAGCGGCTGCGGGCCGACGGCGTACCGGCGGTCATCTCCGGCGCGGGACCCACCGTCCTCGCGCTGACCCAGAGCGACGAGGCGGACAAGATCGCGCAGCTCGCGGGGGACGGATGGGCGGCGAACCGCCTGGTCCTGGACCTGGCAGGGGCGAGCGTGCTGCCCCTCGCGCCCACCAGGGCCGAACCGCCGACCAGAGCAGAGTGACGAATTGCCCCGATACGGTTGCCGGATGTGGAGAGGGGGAATGTTTGTTGGATCCGGTAGTGTTAACCTCAAGTCTGCACCCGACCCCACCATGGCGAGGTGCTTTGTGTCCCCGTCCGGGACAGACATTCTTCCGGGAGCCTCCCCAATCGTTCTGTGCGCTGCACCGAGCGGTTTTGCCGAGTGGGTGTACCTCCCAGCGGTAGCTGGGTCGGTTACCTCCCAGCGCTAGCTGGGGGAGCTCCGGAACAGGCGTGACCGAGCCGAATGACACAGAAACTCCGTGACACGGCCGCCGGGACTCGCCATCATCACCAGTTGTTTCTCCGCCGCTTTGGCGGACCACCGCCCCGGCACGGTCCACATCTGAAGGACCACCGGACAGCACAACCGGTCGCCGAGCCAGACAGGCCGACGTCCGCTCCAGGGAAGGACCCTTCGTGAGCGACACCACCGATCTGATGGGCGTGAGTGCCGACAGCACGGTCGATACCGCTGCCGCGCCCGCCACGGACGCCTCTGCCGCGCCTGCCTCCGGTGCATCGGCCGGCACCAGGCGGCGCCGCGGCACCGGCCTTGAGGGCATGGTGCTTGCCGAGCTGCAGCAGGTCGCATCGGGCCTCGGGATCAGGGGCACCGCGCGGATGCGCAAGAGCCAGCTGATCGAGGTCATCAAGGAGGCACAGGCCGGCGGAACCCCGCAGGCCGCCTCGGGCGCCCAGGCGAAGAGTGCACCGTCCGACACCAAGCCGAAGCGCCGGACCACCTCCCGGGCGCGCACCGGCGACGAGGGCCAGGCCGACGAGGCCAAGGCGGACGCCGGTCAGCACGACGGGACGGCCCAGGGCGCCGCCGAGACGGCCGGCCGGGCGGGCCGCGCCGCGGCACAGGACCGCGAGGGCGCGGGCTCCTCGGGCGGCGACACGTCCGGGCAGCAGTCCGGCGCCCAGCAGATCGACATCCCCGGCCAGCCCGCCAGCGACGACCAGCTCGCCGGCGAGCGCCGCAGGCGCCGCGTCACCGCCGAGGCCGGCAGCCCCGACGCCCGTGCCGAGGCCGGCGACGTCAGGACCGAGACGCGGACCGAGCCCAGGACCGATCAGTCCGAGAAGCACGACGGCGAGCACGGCGACGGCCGCCAGAGCCGCCGGGACCGTGGCCGCGGCCGGGACCGCGACAGGGACCGGGACCGCGACCGCCGCGGCAAGGGCGACGACCAGCAGAACCAGCAGGGCGGCGCGAACCAGCGCCAGCAGGGCGGCGGAGGCGGCCGTCAGGACCGTCAGGACCGCCAGGACCGCCAGCAGGACGACGGCTTCGACGACGACGGCGGCGGCCGCCGCGGGCGCCGTGGCCGCTACCGCGACCGCCGCGGGCGTCGCGGGCGCGACGACGTCGGCGAGCCGCAGATCACCGAGGACGACGTCCTGATCCCCGTCGCGGGCATCCTGGACATCCTCGACAACTACGCGTTCATCCGCACCTCCGGCTACCTGCCGGGCCCCAACGACGTCTACGTCTCGCTGGCCCAGGTCCGCAAGAACGGCCTGCGCAAGGGCGACCACGTCACGGGCGCCGTGCGCCAGCCCAAGGAGGGCGAGCGCAGGGAGAAGTTCAACGCCCTGGTCCGCTTGGACTCCGTCAACGGCATGGCGCCGGAACACGGCCGCGGCCGCCCCGAGTTCAACAAGCTGACGCCGCTCTACCCGCAGGACAGGCTCCGCCTGGAGACCGACCCGGGCGTGCTGACCACCCGCATCATCGACCTGGTCTCGCCCATCGGAAAGGGCCAGCGCGGCCTGATCGTGGCCCCGCCGAAGACCGGTAAGACCATGATCATGCAGGCGATCGCCAACGCGATCACGCACAACAGCCCCGAGTGCCACCTGATGGTCGTCCTCGTCGACGAGCGTCCCGAAGAGGTCACCGACATGCAGCGGTCGGTCAAGGGCGAGGTCATCTCGTCCACCTTCGACCGCCCGGCCGAGGACCACACCACCGTCGCGGAGCTGGCCATCGAGCGCGCCAAGCGGCTCGTCGAGCTCGGCCACGACGTCGTCGTGCTGCTCGACTCCATCACCCGCCTGGGCCGCGCCTACAACCTCGCGGCGCCCGCCTCCGGCCGGATCCTCTCCGGTGGTGTCGACTCCACGGCGCTCTACCCGCCGAAGCGGTTCTTCGGCGCCGCGCGCAACATCGAGGACGGCGGCTCGCTGACCATCCTGGCCACCGCGCTGGTCGACACCGGCTCGCGCATGGACGAGGTGATCTTCGAGGAGTTCAAGGGCACCGGCAACATGGAGCTCAAGCTCGACCGGAAGCTCTCCGACAAGCGCATCTTCCCGGCGGTGGACGTCGACGCGTCCAGCACCCGCAAGGAGGAGATCCTGCTCAGCGGAGAGGAGCTGGGCATCGTCTGGAAGCTGCGGCGCGTGCTGCACGCGCTCGACCAGCAGCAGGCGATCGAGCTGCTGCTGGACCGGATGAAGCAGTCGAAGTCGAACGCCGAGTTCCTGCTGCAGATCCAGAAGACGACGCCTACGCCGGGGAACAACGGGGACTAGCGCTGACGCGCTGGTCAGCCGGGGTCGGTGCCGGAGGCGTCCGGCGACCGGTGGTTCTGGGGCCGCTCTACCGCCTGACGGCGGGGGCGGCCCCTTTCCGTTGTCCGGGGATGTGGCCCGGTGCGGGTGCGTGGTGGGGTTTGCGCGGTTCCCCGCGCCCCTGATGTGTCGTCTCGGGTTCGTGGTCTGGTGGGGGTTCGTTGTGGGGGTTGCGCAGTTCCCCGCGCCCCTTGAATGCTGGGCTGCGCCCCGGGGCATCCAAGGGGCGCGGGGCTGCATCGCTATGCGGCTTCGCCGCGCGGGCGCGGGCAACCAGCCACCGGCGGTGGTCCGGAGACCGCAGAGACCGGCCTCCACCCCCCGCGCCTCTTTTCAAGCGGGCTGCGTTCCTGGCGCGCGATGACGAGACGTTCGCCACATTGGCTCGCCGGGCGCCGGACCGGCGGATCCGGCTGTGTGGCCGGAATCTGCTGGTCGAGGTGGGGCGGGTCGGAGGGTGTGTGCGGAGGGTGCGTAGAGAGGCACCGGGTGAAATCGGTGCATTGTGCAACGCTGACGGCTGGTTCCAGGGCCGTGGTGGGGTGAGTGAGGACGACGGCGGGGGGTAACCGGCCAGCGAGGAGATCTGAGGAGTACATGGCCTACGAGAGCACAGCCGACAGCAGCGACGGGCGAGGTCCGCGGCGGCGCAAGTCGCGCAGCGCGGGCCGCAAGGCCCTGCTCGCCACGGCGTGGGCGGCGGCGGGGCTGGTGCTCCTCGGCGGCGGAGGCCTCGGCTACGTGTACTTCAAGCTGAACGGCAACCTCAGCGGCGTCGACATCAACACCGCCCTCGGCAAGCACCGGCCCAAGAACGTCGACAACGGCTCGATGGACATCCTGGTGCTCGGCTCCGACTCCCGTTCGGGCGCCAACGCCGCGTACGGCGGTGGCGGAGGCACCGGGGCCCGGTCGGACACCGCGATGGTCGTGCACGTCTACAAGGGCCACAAGCGGGCCAGCGTGGTCTCCATACCCCGTGACACCCTCGTCACCAGGCCCGACTGCACCGCCTCCGACGGCAGCACGGTCAAGGGCGGGCGCGAGCAGATGTTCAACTCCGCCTACGCCGCCGGCGGCCCCGCGTGCGCGGTGAAGACCGTGGAGGCCATGTCCGGCATCCGCATGGACCACTTCGTCGAGGTCGACTTCACCGGTTTCAAGAAGCTCGTCGACACCCTCGGTGGCGTCCCGGTCACCACCCGCAAGGCCATCGACGACGACAAGAGCCACCTGCACCTGGCGCCCGGCACCCACACGCTCAACGGTGAGCAGGCCCTCGGCCTGGTCCGTACCCGGCACGGCGTCGGCGACGGCAGCGACCTCGGCCGGATCGAGCTCCAGCAGGCCTTCGTGAGGGCGCTGATCAACCAGGTCCGGCAGGTCGGGGTGATCAGTGACCCGGCCAAGCTCTACGATCTGGCCGACACCGCCACCAGCGCCATGACCACCGACTCCGAGCTGGCCTCCGTCAAGCAGCTGGCCGGCTTCGCGGGCGGCTTCAAGGGCATCAGCTCGAACGGCACGACCATGGTCACGTTGCCGGTCGCCTACGACCCGCACGACGCCAACCGGGTGCTGCCGCTCGCCGCGCAGGACCGCCAGGTGTGGGCCGCGCTCAAGGGGGACAAGCCGGTGCCGGCTTCGGCGACGAAGGGGTCGGCTGCGGCACAGGGTTCCGCCGGGCGGGTCGTCACCGGGGGCTGAGGGGTGCAGCCGCCATCCGCCGGGCTGCACCCGGGCCCGCTGCCGGGCTGCACCCGGGCCCGCTCCAAGGTCGCTGGGACCGCGCGAGCAACCACCGGCTCGCCGGTGGTCCGGCGGCAGCGACTGCCCCTTTGGGCCGGTGGCGACGTGACGGTCTCGTTGTGGCATGTCGCGCAGTTCCCCGCGCCCCTTCAGGCCGGAGGGAATATCCGGGTCACCCACCCGGTTTTGGGGGATGGCGCCAGTCCTGGCAGACTGGTACGTCGGCTCCGGTTCACGCTCCCGCACCCCGCGGGCGGCGACCCGGCGCCCTCCCGAAACTAGGAGACACCTTGAAGCGCGAGATTCACCCCGAGTACGTCGAGACCCAGGTGAGCTGCACCTGCGGCGCGTCGTTCACCACCCGTAGCACCATCGGATCCGGCGCCATCCGTGCCGAGGTCTGCTCCGAGTGCCACCCGTTCTACACGGGCAAGCAGAAGATCCTCGACACCGGTGGCCGCGTGGCCCGCTTCGAGGCCCGCTTCGGCAAGGCTGCTGCCGGCTCCAAGAAGTAGCCGCCGTCCCCCAGTGCCTCAAGGCCTGGGAGGGTACCCCCAGGCCGGTCCTCGGCTGCCCCGCTCCGGGGCGCCGGGACCGGCGTTTTTGATCGCCCCTTCCGTACGACCCCCATGGCGTACGCCTCGTGACCGAAGGTGTACGCGTTGCCAGATCAGGAGCCCTTCAGATGTTCGAGGCGGTCGAGGAACTCATCGGCGAGCACGCAGACCTGGAGAAGCAGCTCGCCGACCCCGCCGTCCACGCCGACCAGGCGGGCGCGCGCAGGCTCAACAAGCGCTACGCCGAGCTGACCCCGATCGTCGCCACCTACCGCGCCTGGAAGCAGGCCGGCGAGGACATCGGGACCGCACGCGAACTGGCCGCCGAGGACCCCGACTTCGCCGCCGAGGTGCGCGACCTCGAACAGCAGCGGGACGATCTCACCGAGAAGCTCAGGCTGCTGCTCGTGCCCCGCGACCCCAGCGACGACAAGGACGTCATCCTGGAGATCAAGGCCGGCGCGGGCGGCGACGAGTCCGCGCTGTTCGCCGGCGACCTGCTGCGGATGTACCTGCGGTACGCCGAGCGGGTCGGCTGGAAGACCGAGATCATCGACTCCACCGAGTCCGAGCTGGGCGGCTACAAGGACGTCCAGGTCGCCGTGAAGACCAGGGGCACCGTCGAGCCGGGGCAGGGCGTGTGGGCGCGGCTGAAGTACGAGGGCGGGGTGCACCGCGTGCAGCGGGTGCCCGCGACCGAGTCCCAGGGCCGGATCCACACCTCCGCGGCCGGGGTCCTGGTGACCCCGGAGGCCGAGGAGATCGACATCGAGATCAACCCGAACGACCTGAGGATCGACGTCTACCGCTCCTCGGGACCCGGCGGGCAGTCCGTGAACACCACCGACTCCGCCGTGCGCATCACCCACCTGCCCACCGGCGTCGTGGCGTCGTGCCAGAACGAGAAGAGCCAGCTCCAGAACAAGGAGCAGGCGATGCGTATCCTGCGCTCCAGGCTCCTCGCGGCGGCCCAGGAGGAGGCGGAGTCCAAGGCCGCGGACGCCCGGCGCAGCCAGGTGCGGACCGTCGACCGCTCCGAGAAGATCCGCACGTACAACTTCCCGGAGAACCGCATTTCGGACCACCGCGTGGGCTTCAAGGCGTACAACTTGGACCAGGTGCTCGACGGCGAGCTCGCCGCCGTGATCCAGGCGTGCGTCGACGCGGACTCCGCGGCCAAGCTGGCGGCCGCATGACCGGGGCCCGGACGACAGCCCGGACAGCAGCCCGGACGACGGCCCGGACAGCAGCCCGGGCGGTGGCGGCCGGGGCGGCGGCCGCACGCGCGGGGGCTCGCGTCGCATAATCAGGTGCCGGCGCCGCCCCGCGCACCCGCACCACGAACGGCCAAAGTCCCGAAAGGACCAGCGTGCAGCCTCATCCTGGGGAGCGACCCCCCAACCCCCGCAGCGTGCTGCTCGCGGAGGTCGCCCAGGCCACTTTGCGGCTGGCCGACGCCGGCGTGCCCTCGCCGCGCAACGACGCCGAGGAACTCGCCGCGTTCGTGCACGGCGTCAAGCGGGGCGAGCTGCACACCGTCAAGGACGCGGACTTCGACGCCCGCTACTGGGAGGCCGTCGCACGCCGCCAGGCGCGCGAGCCGCTCCAGCACATCACCGGCCTCGCCTACTTCCGGTACCTGGAACTCCAGGTCGGCCCCGGGGTGTTCGTGCCGCGGCCGGAGACCGAGTCGGTCGTCGACTGGGCCATAGCGGCGGTGCGCGCGATGGACGTCGTGGAACCCCTCATCGTCGACCTGTGCACCGGCTCCGGGGCGATCGCCCTCGCCATGGCGCAGGAGGTGCCCCGCTCGCGGGTGCACGCCGTCGAGCTCTCCGAGGACGCCCTGGCCTGGGCCCGCAGGAACGCCGGCCACGCCGACCAGGCCGCCGGCGCCCGGGTCACCATCCACCACGGCGACGCGCGCACCGCGCTCCCCGAGCTGAACGGCCAGGTCGACCTGGTGGTGTCCAACCCGCCCTACATTCCGCTCACGGAGTGGGAGTATGTGGCTCCGGAGGCCCGTGACCACGACCCCGAGCTGGCCCTCTTCTCCGGTGAGGACGGGCTCGACACGATCCGCGGCATCGAGCGCACCGCCCACCGCCTGCTGCGGCCCGGCGG
The nucleotide sequence above comes from Streptomyces sp. TS71-3. Encoded proteins:
- the prfA gene encoding peptide chain release factor 1 — protein: MFEAVEELIGEHADLEKQLADPAVHADQAGARRLNKRYAELTPIVATYRAWKQAGEDIGTARELAAEDPDFAAEVRDLEQQRDDLTEKLRLLLVPRDPSDDKDVILEIKAGAGGDESALFAGDLLRMYLRYAERVGWKTEIIDSTESELGGYKDVQVAVKTRGTVEPGQGVWARLKYEGGVHRVQRVPATESQGRIHTSAAGVLVTPEAEEIDIEINPNDLRIDVYRSSGPGGQSVNTTDSAVRITHLPTGVVASCQNEKSQLQNKEQAMRILRSRLLAAAQEEAESKAADARRSQVRTVDRSEKIRTYNFPENRISDHRVGFKAYNLDQVLDGELAAVIQACVDADSAAKLAAA
- the prmC gene encoding peptide chain release factor N(5)-glutamine methyltransferase, yielding MQPHPGERPPNPRSVLLAEVAQATLRLADAGVPSPRNDAEELAAFVHGVKRGELHTVKDADFDARYWEAVARRQAREPLQHITGLAYFRYLELQVGPGVFVPRPETESVVDWAIAAVRAMDVVEPLIVDLCTGSGAIALAMAQEVPRSRVHAVELSEDALAWARRNAGHADQAAGARVTIHHGDARTALPELNGQVDLVVSNPPYIPLTEWEYVAPEARDHDPELALFSGEDGLDTIRGIERTAHRLLRPGGIVVVEHADTQGGQVPWLFNEESGWADAADHPDLNNRPRFATARKALP
- a CDS encoding LCP family protein, with the protein product MAYESTADSSDGRGPRRRKSRSAGRKALLATAWAAAGLVLLGGGGLGYVYFKLNGNLSGVDINTALGKHRPKNVDNGSMDILVLGSDSRSGANAAYGGGGGTGARSDTAMVVHVYKGHKRASVVSIPRDTLVTRPDCTASDGSTVKGGREQMFNSAYAAGGPACAVKTVEAMSGIRMDHFVEVDFTGFKKLVDTLGGVPVTTRKAIDDDKSHLHLAPGTHTLNGEQALGLVRTRHGVGDGSDLGRIELQQAFVRALINQVRQVGVISDPAKLYDLADTATSAMTTDSELASVKQLAGFAGGFKGISSNGTTMVTLPVAYDPHDANRVLPLAAQDRQVWAALKGDKPVPASATKGSAAAQGSAGRVVTGG
- the rho gene encoding transcription termination factor Rho codes for the protein MSDTTDLMGVSADSTVDTAAAPATDASAAPASGASAGTRRRRGTGLEGMVLAELQQVASGLGIRGTARMRKSQLIEVIKEAQAGGTPQAASGAQAKSAPSDTKPKRRTTSRARTGDEGQADEAKADAGQHDGTAQGAAETAGRAGRAAAQDREGAGSSGGDTSGQQSGAQQIDIPGQPASDDQLAGERRRRRVTAEAGSPDARAEAGDVRTETRTEPRTDQSEKHDGEHGDGRQSRRDRGRGRDRDRDRDRDRRGKGDDQQNQQGGANQRQQGGGGGRQDRQDRQDRQQDDGFDDDGGGRRGRRGRYRDRRGRRGRDDVGEPQITEDDVLIPVAGILDILDNYAFIRTSGYLPGPNDVYVSLAQVRKNGLRKGDHVTGAVRQPKEGERREKFNALVRLDSVNGMAPEHGRGRPEFNKLTPLYPQDRLRLETDPGVLTTRIIDLVSPIGKGQRGLIVAPPKTGKTMIMQAIANAITHNSPECHLMVVLVDERPEEVTDMQRSVKGEVISSTFDRPAEDHTTVAELAIERAKRLVELGHDVVVLLDSITRLGRAYNLAAPASGRILSGGVDSTALYPPKRFFGAARNIEDGGSLTILATALVDTGSRMDEVIFEEFKGTGNMELKLDRKLSDKRIFPAVDVDASSTRKEEILLSGEELGIVWKLRRVLHALDQQQAIELLLDRMKQSKSNAEFLLQIQKTTPTPGNNGD
- the thrB gene encoding homoserine kinase, producing the protein MAGPAFRAAAVRVRTPATSGNLGPGFDTFGLALGLYDDVVVRVADSGLHIDIAGEGSDTLPRDETHLLVRAMRTAFDLLGGQPRGLEVVCANRIPHGRGLGSSSAAICAGITAARAVTIGGEARLDDAAVLELATEIEGHPDNVSSCLLGGFTISWMEGGMARAIRMDVADSIVPVVFVPGKPVLTKTARGLLPRAVPHVDAAANAGRAALLVEALTNRPDLLLPATEDRLHQEYRAPAMPESAALVERLRADGVPAVISGAGPTVLALTQSDEADKIAQLAGDGWAANRLVLDLAGASVLPLAPTRAEPPTRAE
- the rpmE gene encoding 50S ribosomal protein L31, whose amino-acid sequence is MKREIHPEYVETQVSCTCGASFTTRSTIGSGAIRAEVCSECHPFYTGKQKILDTGGRVARFEARFGKAAAGSKK